A stretch of DNA from Oreochromis aureus strain Israel breed Guangdong linkage group 23, ZZ_aureus, whole genome shotgun sequence:
ATGTACAGGTAGgccattttcacattttatctTCTTCTCCTTGCCTTTGAGTGCTAGAGACTTGTATTTACAaggctttttatttttcatcttaCAGTCAATAACATCAAATTTGTGGAcgatgttttcattttttttacctttacaCAAAGCCTTAACTTTTTCTGCCTCCTCCATGATAAACGTGTTTATTGGCTTGCACTGATTGTTGCCATTGACATTTTTCATCATGTCGTCACACGATGGAAGGATGTGTTTCCTTTTGAAATCATCGTAAGTTTGCGAGAGcacagcagcacagagcagcagcagcagcaaacaggcacTCTGAACCCTCATGATTCCCTGGGGAAGGAAAACAGAGAATATTTAAATGAGTCTCTCCTCTGTACTGTTTTGGCTTCATTGATATAAT
This window harbors:
- the LOC116324813 gene encoding oocytes ribonuclease-like, translated to MILSCTQLVLQTKPATNSQVKGIMRVQSACLLLLLLCAAVLSQTYDDFKRKHILPSCDDMMKNVNGNNQCKPINTFIMEEAEKVKALCKGKKNENIVHKFDVIDCKMKNKKPCKYKSLALKGKEKKIKCENGLPVHLGQGKYEDFDYDIEN